The Oncorhynchus tshawytscha isolate Ot180627B linkage group LG30, Otsh_v2.0, whole genome shotgun sequence genome includes a region encoding these proteins:
- the zmp:0000001268 gene encoding CYTL1 domain-containing protein gives MAILGHTLLALSLVALVLCYPNPPTCYTKALSMARDLTHQAAMIKMEPETRRCMAHIPHLYLDVHNACIMPKMRQYVFLVDGLRELRCAYTRKVRVVGLEVRQLHMIMSQRCHGELVFTTDDCAALDRPPMSWSRK, from the exons ATGGCCATTTTAGGACACACACTACTAGCACTTTCACTGGTAGCACTGGTCCTATGCTACCCTAACCCACCGACATGCTACACTAAGGCGTTGAGTATGGCTCGAGACCTCACCCATCAGGCAGCGATGATCAAGATGGAACCTGAAACT AGGCGTTGCATGGCGCACATCCCACATCTCTACCTAGATGTGCAT AACGCTTGCATCATGCCGAAGATGAGGCAGTACGTCTTTCTGGTGGACGGCTTGCGTGAACTGCGCTGTGCTTACACCAGGAAAGTGCGGGTGGTGGGTCTCGAGGTCAGGCAACTGCACATGATCATGTCCCAGAGGTGTCACGGG GAGCTGGTGTTCACCACTGATGACTGTGCAGCCTTGGACCGCCCGCCGATGAGCTGGAGCCGGAAATGA